One part of the Chryseobacterium mulctrae genome encodes these proteins:
- a CDS encoding ligase-associated DNA damage response DEXH box helicase encodes MMEKSISPFKFQIDTWKKFGNGYSGMVVAPTGFGKTYSVFLALISDFLNHPEKYKKGLKMIWITPLRSLSKDIAKAMQEAIDEIGLDWLVGVRNGDTDPKVRQQQVKNMPEILVATPESLHLLLGQKNHQRFFQNLQSIVIDEWHELLGSKRGVIVELGISQLRKYVPKLKIWGITATIGNLDEAMEVLIPYDIKKTKITAKQHKKIDIISVFPDEVEILPWAGHLGHKLADKVVPIILESKSTIVFTNTRSQSEMWYQLLLDAYPDFAGQIAIHHSSIDAHLRIWIEENLSNGKLKAVVSTSSLDLGIDFKPVDTVIQIGSAKGVARFLQRAGRSGHSPFETSKIYCVPTHSLELIEVSALKEAVKQNVIEPREPQVLCFDVLVQFLMTLAIGDGFYPEETYERIKQVYTFQEIRDEEWKEIIDFLTIGGSALKNYEEYHKVVVMEDGLHKVISRKIAMLHRMNMGAIVSDAMLKVKFISGGYIGMVEEYFISRLKKEEKFILAGRVLEVAMVKDMTVFVRASKGKAMAPSYLGGRLPLSSNLGRFLREKLSGALNPKASEKELKFLHPLLINQEERSHIPKEDEFLIELIKNREGYHLFMYPFEGRLVHEVMAALIAYRISKLAPISFSIAMNDYGFELFSDKEIPLNEDNLEKILTRENLMVDVISSINSAEMARRKFRDIAVISGMVVQNFPGQQRSNKALQSSAGLIFKVLEDYDPNHFLVRQAYTEVFNMQLQEQRLVEAFKRIEKSKLILKYSNKFTPLSFPIKVDSLRQTLTSENLDARIQKLIKQSGRNIK; translated from the coding sequence ATGATGGAAAAATCGATTTCGCCATTCAAATTTCAAATTGATACTTGGAAAAAATTCGGAAATGGTTACAGCGGAATGGTCGTTGCTCCAACAGGTTTTGGGAAAACCTATTCTGTTTTTTTAGCTTTAATTTCTGATTTCTTAAATCATCCTGAAAAATATAAGAAAGGATTAAAAATGATTTGGATCACACCGCTTCGATCCCTTTCAAAAGATATTGCGAAAGCAATGCAGGAAGCCATTGACGAAATTGGTTTAGATTGGTTGGTTGGGGTAAGAAACGGAGACACAGATCCCAAAGTGAGACAACAACAGGTCAAAAATATGCCGGAAATTTTAGTGGCAACACCTGAAAGTTTACATTTGCTTCTTGGGCAAAAAAATCATCAGAGATTCTTCCAAAATCTGCAAAGTATTGTCATTGACGAATGGCACGAATTATTAGGTTCCAAACGCGGAGTGATTGTTGAATTAGGGATTTCTCAATTAAGAAAATACGTTCCGAAATTAAAAATCTGGGGGATTACAGCGACAATTGGAAACCTTGATGAAGCGATGGAAGTTTTGATTCCTTACGATATAAAGAAGACAAAGATCACCGCTAAACAACATAAAAAGATTGATATTATTTCAGTTTTTCCTGATGAAGTAGAAATTTTGCCTTGGGCAGGACATCTTGGTCATAAATTGGCAGATAAAGTGGTTCCGATTATTTTAGAATCTAAATCAACCATTGTTTTTACCAATACAAGGAGTCAGAGTGAAATGTGGTATCAATTATTATTGGATGCTTATCCTGATTTTGCCGGACAAATCGCCATTCATCATAGTTCGATCGATGCACATTTACGAATCTGGATTGAAGAAAATCTGAGTAACGGAAAATTAAAAGCCGTAGTTTCCACCTCATCTTTAGATTTAGGAATTGATTTTAAGCCAGTTGATACCGTGATACAAATTGGTTCTGCAAAAGGTGTTGCAAGGTTTCTGCAACGTGCTGGACGAAGCGGTCATTCCCCTTTTGAAACCTCAAAAATTTATTGTGTTCCTACCCATTCTTTAGAGTTAATCGAAGTTTCTGCTTTGAAAGAAGCCGTTAAACAAAATGTTATTGAGCCTCGTGAACCGCAGGTTTTATGTTTTGATGTTTTGGTTCAGTTTCTAATGACTTTAGCAATTGGTGACGGGTTTTATCCTGAAGAAACATACGAAAGAATTAAACAGGTTTATACTTTTCAGGAAATCAGAGACGAAGAATGGAAAGAAATTATCGATTTTCTCACGATTGGCGGAAGTGCGCTGAAAAACTACGAAGAATACCATAAAGTTGTGGTAATGGAAGATGGTTTGCATAAAGTCATTTCGAGAAAAATTGCGATGCTTCACAGAATGAATATGGGTGCAATTGTAAGTGATGCCATGCTGAAAGTGAAATTTATCTCCGGCGGATATATCGGAATGGTCGAAGAATATTTTATTTCGAGGCTGAAAAAAGAAGAAAAATTTATTTTGGCTGGAAGAGTTCTGGAAGTGGCGATGGTAAAAGATATGACTGTTTTTGTACGCGCTTCCAAAGGAAAAGCAATGGCTCCAAGTTATCTTGGCGGAAGATTGCCTTTAAGTTCAAATTTAGGACGATTTTTAAGAGAAAAATTATCCGGTGCATTAAATCCAAAAGCATCGGAAAAAGAACTGAAATTTTTACATCCCTTATTAATCAATCAGGAAGAACGTTCGCACATTCCAAAAGAAGATGAATTTTTGATTGAACTAATTAAAAATAGAGAAGGTTATCATTTATTTATGTATCCTTTTGAAGGTCGTTTGGTTCACGAAGTGATGGCAGCTTTAATTGCTTACCGAATTTCAAAATTAGCTCCGATTTCCTTTTCTATAGCGATGAATGATTATGGTTTTGAATTATTCAGCGACAAAGAAATCCCTTTAAACGAAGATAATCTTGAGAAAATTTTAACCCGGGAAAATCTGATGGTTGATGTGATTTCCAGCATTAATTCGGCAGAAATGGCGAGAAGGAAATTCAGAGATATTGCGGTAATTTCCGGAATGGTTGTTCAGAATTTTCCGGGACAGCAACGGTCGAATAAAGCTTTACAAAGTTCGGCAGGATTAATTTTTAAAGTATTGGAAGATTATGATCCGAATCATTTTCTTGTGAGACAGGCATATACTGAAGTTTTTAATATGCAATTGCAGGAACAGCGATTGGTAGAAGCTTTTAAACGAATCGAAAAATCTAAGCTTATTTTAAAATATTCAAATAAATTTACACCTTTGAGTTTTCCAATAAAAGTTGACAGTTTAAGACAGACTTTAACGAGTGAAAATCTGGATGCGAGAATTCAGAAACTGATCAAACAATCGGGAAGAAATATAAAGTGA
- a CDS encoding rhodanese-like domain-containing protein has translation MFDTLLSHIQDKVDLTDQQKTELQSFFSVKKLKKKQYLLQERYVELDPEKTYITVCSHGLRSIKVESILKEKGFKKVYNGGAWSDLQKNIEKK, from the coding sequence ATGTTTGATACGCTCCTTTCTCATATTCAGGATAAAGTTGATTTAACGGATCAGCAGAAAACTGAACTACAATCTTTTTTTTCAGTGAAAAAATTGAAGAAAAAACAATATTTGTTGCAGGAAAGATATGTAGAACTTGATCCGGAGAAAACTTATATTACAGTCTGCTCACACGGTTTAAGAAGCATAAAAGTTGAATCTATTTTAAAAGAAAAAGGTTTTAAGAAAGTTTATAACGGTGGTGCATGGAGCGATTTACAGAAAAATATTGAAAAGAAATAA
- a CDS encoding helix-turn-helix domain-containing protein → MNRNRENTQDFNAEQYNAKILLDEEIIRLAKQNSPRLLSKFKSAYPVFFENLAAINASLQNSEIIFCIYLKLRLSTKEIATYTFVTPKAIQNRKNRLRKKLKISSDTDIYKWFDQL, encoded by the coding sequence ATGAATAGAAATAGAGAAAATACACAAGACTTTAACGCAGAACAATACAACGCAAAAATTTTGCTTGATGAAGAAATCATCAGACTTGCCAAACAAAATTCACCGCGCCTTTTAAGCAAATTTAAATCTGCATATCCCGTTTTTTTTGAAAATCTTGCAGCCATTAATGCAAGCCTGCAAAATTCTGAAATTATTTTTTGTATTTATCTCAAGTTGAGATTGAGTACAAAAGAGATTGCCACTTATACATTTGTAACTCCAAAAGCCATTCAGAATAGGAAAAACAGATTAAGAAAAAAGCTTAAAATATCTTCAGATACCGATATTTATAAATGGTTTGATCAATTGTAA
- a CDS encoding Crp/Fnr family transcriptional regulator, whose protein sequence is MINEDKLFSFGADLKTYNPDDLLFSEGEVPGYFFLISKGKVKLNNFNEGGKEFIQGILSQGHSVGLSSLFTEKNYPVNAVVVEESEVIRLPKAQYLQFLQQHPEDYFKNIQFLSEHMHYKFLMMQSMAFQKPAQKLLTLMNYLKDHHHDQSQYALQILLTRQQLASLTGLSVETVIRVIKNMEKEEILKIKNRKIFY, encoded by the coding sequence ATGATAAATGAAGATAAATTATTTTCTTTTGGAGCAGATTTAAAAACTTACAATCCTGATGATCTTTTATTTTCTGAAGGTGAAGTTCCAGGCTACTTTTTCCTGATTTCCAAAGGAAAAGTGAAATTAAATAATTTTAATGAAGGAGGTAAAGAATTTATTCAAGGAATACTCTCACAAGGTCACAGCGTAGGTCTTTCTTCACTTTTTACAGAAAAAAACTACCCGGTAAATGCTGTTGTTGTAGAAGAATCTGAAGTGATAAGACTTCCTAAAGCGCAATATCTACAGTTTTTGCAACAACATCCCGAAGATTATTTCAAAAATATACAATTCCTTTCTGAGCATATGCATTACAAGTTTTTGATGATGCAGAGTATGGCTTTTCAAAAACCTGCCCAAAAATTGTTAACCTTGATGAATTATCTTAAAGATCATCATCATGACCAGTCGCAATATGCTCTTCAGATTCTTTTAACCAGACAGCAGCTCGCTTCTCTTACCGGATTAAGCGTAGAAACTGTAATCAGGGTAATAAAAAACATGGAGAAAGAAGAAATTTTAAAAATCAAAAACAGAAAAATCTTTTATTAA
- a CDS encoding aldo/keto reductase: MQYRKLGNSDLEISAITFGAWAAGGWMWGSTDRNDAIEAIKASYDVGVSSIDTAPIYGQGTSEEIVGEAIKGISRDKVQILTKFGMRWDLAKGDFAMHSKNNEGKDIDVYKYAGKDSIIYECEQSLKRLGTDYIDLYQIHWPDSTTPIDETFEAVSRLIDQGKVRFAGVCNYNAQQMAEAEKKLNLVSNQIPFSMVNRGIEEETVPFCIENNKSILAYSPLERGLLTGKITTDYKFQEGDHRAKLPHFQPEFIEKTNQLLDKIKPIAEKYNTSLGQLVLRWTIERPGITIALAGARNAEQAVQNAKAIDINLSKEEIETIDQLVNTF; the protein is encoded by the coding sequence ATGCAATACAGAAAATTAGGAAACAGCGATTTGGAAATTTCGGCAATTACTTTTGGAGCTTGGGCTGCAGGAGGCTGGATGTGGGGAAGCACTGACAGAAACGATGCGATTGAAGCCATCAAAGCTTCTTACGATGTTGGTGTAAGTTCTATTGATACAGCTCCCATTTATGGACAGGGAACGAGCGAAGAAATAGTAGGTGAAGCCATTAAAGGTATTTCACGTGATAAAGTACAGATCCTTACAAAATTCGGGATGCGTTGGGATTTGGCGAAAGGCGATTTTGCAATGCACAGCAAAAATAATGAAGGAAAAGACATTGATGTCTATAAATATGCAGGGAAAGACAGCATCATTTATGAGTGTGAGCAAAGTTTAAAAAGACTCGGTACAGATTACATCGATCTATATCAAATTCACTGGCCAGATTCTACCACACCGATTGACGAAACTTTTGAAGCCGTTTCAAGATTGATCGATCAGGGAAAGGTTCGTTTTGCCGGAGTGTGTAATTATAATGCTCAGCAAATGGCAGAAGCAGAAAAAAAGTTGAACTTAGTTTCCAACCAGATTCCGTTTAGTATGGTCAATCGTGGGATTGAGGAAGAAACAGTTCCTTTTTGTATAGAAAACAATAAATCTATTTTAGCATATAGTCCATTGGAAAGAGGTTTGTTGACTGGTAAAATTACAACTGATTATAAATTCCAGGAAGGCGATCACCGGGCAAAACTCCCTCATTTCCAGCCAGAATTTATTGAAAAAACAAATCAGCTTTTAGATAAAATAAAACCGATTGCAGAAAAGTATAATACAAGTTTGGGACAATTAGTTTTAAGATGGACGATAGAAAGACCTGGAATTACCATCGCTTTAGCGGGAGCCAGAAATGCGGAACAAGCAGTTCAAAATGCGAAAGCTATTGATATTAACCTTTCAAAAGAAGAAATTGAAACGATTGATCAATTGGTAAATACTTTTTAA
- a CDS encoding ligase-associated DNA damage response exonuclease — MKLITFTNKGIYCPQGKFYIDPWRPVDFAVITHGHADHARWGMKKYLCHHFTKPILYQRISPDIECQTLQYGEVLDINGVKLSLHPAGHIIGSAQIRLEYKGYVSVISGDYKVQDDGLSTPFEEVKCNEFVTESTFGLPIYNWLEVPDLNKRLQNWVLRNQENQKTSVFIGYSLGKAQRIMKAVEGMAKIHVHYSIGKLNKAFEEVGIVLPDYEVPDFRENIKHVQGDIVIVPPALLDSNVIKKIPDAATAICSGWMQVRGARRWRSADAGFPMSDHADWKGLLQAIKATEAEIVHVTHGQTEVFSKYLNEIGIKSDVVETLYGDDDEEEKEKTIIEN, encoded by the coding sequence TTGAAACTCATCACATTCACAAACAAAGGTATTTATTGTCCGCAGGGAAAATTTTATATTGATCCTTGGCGACCTGTTGATTTTGCGGTCATCACACACGGACACGCTGATCACGCTCGTTGGGGAATGAAAAAATACCTTTGCCATCATTTTACAAAACCCATTTTATACCAAAGAATTTCTCCGGATATTGAATGTCAGACATTGCAGTATGGTGAAGTCTTAGATATCAATGGCGTGAAACTTTCGCTTCATCCTGCAGGTCACATTATTGGTTCGGCGCAAATACGTTTGGAATACAAAGGTTATGTAAGTGTAATTTCCGGTGATTATAAAGTTCAGGATGATGGTTTGAGTACCCCTTTTGAAGAAGTAAAATGTAATGAGTTTGTTACAGAAAGTACGTTTGGACTCCCCATTTACAATTGGCTGGAAGTTCCCGATTTAAATAAAAGACTTCAAAATTGGGTTTTAAGGAATCAGGAGAATCAAAAAACATCCGTATTTATAGGTTATTCTTTAGGCAAAGCGCAAAGAATTATGAAAGCTGTGGAAGGAATGGCAAAAATCCACGTCCACTACTCGATTGGAAAGTTAAATAAAGCTTTTGAAGAAGTAGGAATCGTGCTTCCTGATTATGAAGTTCCTGATTTTAGAGAAAATATAAAACACGTTCAAGGTGACATTGTCATCGTTCCGCCGGCTTTATTAGACAGCAATGTCATTAAAAAAATTCCTGATGCAGCAACAGCAATTTGTTCAGGGTGGATGCAGGTTCGTGGTGCAAGGAGATGGCGAAGTGCCGATGCTGGATTTCCAATGAGTGACCACGCCGATTGGAAAGGGTTGTTGCAAGCTATAAAAGCTACTGAAGCAGAAATTGTTCACGTTACTCACGGACAAACCGAAGTTTTTTCAAAATATTTAAACGAAATAGGAATTAAATCTGATGTTGTAGAAACTTTGTATGGAGACGACGATGAAGAAGAAAAAGAGAAAACAATTATTGAAAATTGA
- a CDS encoding CinA family protein, whose protein sequence is MEFQQNLLNYISESLIATNETISIAESVTSGLFQLAFSQMPNASMFYKGGITAYTLDQKVKLLNVDYDEGNSCDCVSEEIAKTMALSVAKLFDTDWSIAVTGYANPMRSSTYKIFSYYSFAYKGEIILSKKLELHPKTQALGAQQYYTEFILGCFKSEINKLLILK, encoded by the coding sequence ATGGAATTTCAACAAAACTTACTCAATTATATCAGCGAATCATTAATTGCGACCAATGAAACGATTTCTATTGCTGAAAGTGTAACTTCCGGGCTTTTTCAGCTCGCTTTTTCACAAATGCCTAATGCATCAATGTTTTATAAAGGTGGAATAACCGCTTATACTTTAGATCAAAAAGTTAAACTTCTAAATGTAGATTATGATGAAGGAAACTCATGCGACTGTGTTTCTGAGGAAATTGCAAAAACAATGGCTCTCAGTGTAGCAAAACTATTCGATACCGATTGGTCTATTGCAGTTACAGGTTACGCCAACCCAATGAGAAGCTCAACTTACAAAATATTTTCATATTATTCTTTTGCCTACAAAGGTGAAATTATTTTATCTAAAAAACTGGAACTTCATCCTAAAACACAGGCTTTAGGAGCACAACAATATTATACAGAATTTATTTTGGGATGCTTTAAAAGTGAGATTAATAAACTTTTAATTTTAAAATAA
- a CDS encoding ATP-dependent DNA ligase produces the protein MKNFAELINALESTNKTNAKIDAIIDYLERAPDDDKLWFIALFTGKRPKRNVNTNYMKEWALEITQLPFWLFQESYSSVGDLGETLSLILPPPTEQIEKSLSEWMQEIISLKNKTEAEKKEFVLNSWNGLDYTERLIFNKLLGGSFRIGVSSKTLINSLTKFSGQEASTLMHSLMGKWQPDEVSFKELISAENINPDNSKPYPFCLAYPLEKDLEDLGKPEDWLIEYKWDGIRGQIIKRNDEVFIWSRGEELVTEQFPEIAETVKAMKGNFVIDGEILAVKEGNVLNFNELQKRLNRKTLTKKMLAEIPIEVFAYDILELEGTDLREKPMSARRAMLEELLLNEAPENIKISRAIDFDDWNKLDLIRENSREINSEGLMLKQKNSQYHSGRKKGDWWKWKINPMTIDAVLIYAQKGSGRRSAYYTDYSFAVKSGDKLVTIAKAYSGLTDKEIMEVSKFVNKNAIEKFGPVRTVKAELVFEIAFEGIGFSNRHKSGVALRFPRILRWRKDKTVDEIDDIEEIKKLIQ, from the coding sequence ATGAAAAATTTCGCAGAACTCATCAACGCTCTCGAAAGCACGAATAAAACCAATGCAAAAATCGATGCCATCATCGATTATCTCGAACGTGCACCGGATGATGACAAATTGTGGTTTATTGCTTTGTTTACAGGCAAAAGACCCAAGCGAAATGTTAATACGAATTATATGAAAGAATGGGCATTGGAAATTACCCAATTGCCGTTTTGGCTTTTTCAGGAAAGTTATTCTTCGGTTGGAGATTTAGGCGAAACATTATCGTTAATTCTTCCGCCACCAACTGAACAAATTGAGAAATCTTTATCTGAATGGATGCAGGAAATTATTAGTTTAAAGAATAAAACCGAAGCTGAAAAAAAAGAATTCGTTCTCAATTCCTGGAATGGTTTGGATTATACAGAACGTTTGATCTTCAATAAATTATTAGGCGGAAGTTTTAGAATTGGTGTTTCTTCAAAAACATTGATTAATTCTCTTACAAAATTTTCCGGGCAGGAAGCAAGTACTCTAATGCACAGTTTAATGGGGAAATGGCAACCTGACGAAGTTTCATTTAAAGAATTGATTTCTGCTGAAAATATCAATCCTGATAATTCAAAGCCTTACCCTTTCTGTCTCGCTTATCCTTTAGAAAAAGATTTGGAAGATTTAGGGAAGCCCGAAGATTGGCTCATCGAATATAAATGGGACGGAATTCGTGGACAAATCATCAAAAGAAATGATGAAGTCTTTATTTGGTCTCGTGGTGAAGAATTGGTTACAGAGCAGTTTCCTGAAATTGCGGAGACCGTAAAAGCGATGAAAGGTAATTTTGTGATAGATGGAGAAATACTTGCGGTAAAGGAAGGTAACGTTTTAAATTTTAATGAATTACAGAAACGTTTGAACCGTAAAACTTTAACCAAAAAAATGCTCGCTGAAATTCCAATTGAAGTTTTTGCGTATGATATTTTAGAACTCGAAGGAACTGATTTGCGCGAAAAACCAATGTCAGCTAGAAGAGCAATGCTGGAAGAGTTATTATTAAATGAAGCTCCTGAAAACATCAAAATTTCTCGGGCAATCGATTTTGATGATTGGAACAAATTAGATTTAATCAGAGAAAACTCTAGAGAAATAAACAGTGAAGGTTTGATGCTGAAACAGAAAAATTCACAATATCATTCAGGACGAAAAAAAGGCGATTGGTGGAAATGGAAGATCAATCCGATGACGATTGATGCAGTTCTCATTTATGCTCAAAAAGGAAGCGGAAGACGAAGTGCTTATTACACCGATTACAGTTTTGCCGTAAAAAGTGGTGATAAATTGGTCACGATTGCAAAAGCCTATTCGGGATTGACCGATAAAGAAATTATGGAAGTCAGCAAGTTTGTAAACAAAAATGCGATTGAAAAATTTGGTCCGGTTCGTACCGTAAAAGCCGAATTAGTTTTTGAGATTGCTTTTGAAGGAATTGGGTTCAGCAATCGCCATAAAAGTGGTGTTGCATTACGTTTCCCAAGGATTCTAAGATGGCGAAAAGATAAAACCGTTGACGAAATTGATGATATTGAAGAGATTAAAAAGCTGATACAATAA
- a CDS encoding MauE/DoxX family redox-associated membrane protein: protein MKDFKTAFFFLRLPIAISLLGHGLVRIPKLYSFSEWMLTTMEKSMIPKLVIVPFSYVLPIAEAILGILLLINFKTKYTLYSALVLMSILIFGSCSIENWSAIEAQLLHSFYLFGLFWFYEKFKTEESSL from the coding sequence ATGAAAGATTTTAAAACAGCATTTTTCTTTTTAAGACTTCCGATTGCTATTTCCTTATTGGGACACGGATTGGTAAGAATTCCGAAGCTTTATTCTTTTAGTGAATGGATGCTTACCACAATGGAAAAATCGATGATCCCAAAACTTGTAATTGTTCCGTTCAGCTATGTTTTACCTATTGCCGAAGCAATTCTCGGAATCTTGTTGTTGATTAATTTTAAAACAAAATATACTTTATATTCGGCTTTAGTGTTAATGAGTATTTTGATCTTTGGAAGTTGCTCCATCGAGAACTGGTCTGCCATTGAAGCACAGCTACTCCATTCATTTTATTTATTCGGATTGTTTTGGTTTTATGAAAAATTTAAAACAGAAGAAAGTAGCTTGTAA
- a CDS encoding DUF3861 domain-containing protein — protein MEKRNNKYHLQLKELSLKDGSAGDKNLDFDFENHDDLFKIFEVIKAKNIFEDENTAQEFALGLKLFTEVMLKNKQHPLFEDLRPAIMEFMKKLKSQ, from the coding sequence ATGGAAAAAAGAAATAATAAATATCATCTCCAGCTTAAAGAATTATCATTAAAAGATGGTTCTGCTGGAGATAAAAACTTAGATTTTGATTTTGAAAATCATGACGATCTTTTTAAAATATTTGAAGTTATAAAAGCCAAAAATATTTTTGAAGACGAAAATACTGCTCAGGAGTTTGCATTAGGTTTAAAGCTTTTCACAGAAGTGATGCTAAAAAACAAACAGCATCCTTTATTTGAAGATCTGCGACCTGCCATCATGGAATTTATGAAAAAACTGAAAAGTCAGTAA
- a CDS encoding AraC family transcriptional regulator, translating to MKRKQFEPLELDCFEAEVYPFPNHSHTYYELIFIVKGTGNHHINKLVIPYKSGDLYLISPDDEHFFDIKKSTKFCFIKFNDSYFNFHKNLSPDDIFMASPFDIMRNPVFKEEKLNFDEPCKSILKKTVENIFEYHRYHKVSDSPIVFFQIMSLFGLIREVSMKNMKFNIDRKTPEKEDLITYIHKNIYNPEFIRMHIIAKHFSISPGYFSNYFKRNFEVSYRDYVKNYKLRLIERRILSGKMTMKQIAFEFGFTDESHLTNYFKKQMKINPSQYKLKFAE from the coding sequence ATGAAGAGAAAACAGTTTGAGCCTTTAGAGCTTGATTGCTTTGAAGCTGAGGTTTATCCGTTTCCCAATCACAGTCATACCTATTACGAGCTTATTTTTATTGTAAAAGGAACAGGAAATCATCACATCAACAAACTGGTGATTCCTTATAAATCCGGAGATCTTTATCTGATTTCACCCGATGATGAGCATTTTTTTGACATCAAAAAATCAACCAAATTCTGTTTTATAAAATTTAACGACAGTTATTTTAATTTTCACAAAAACCTTTCTCCGGACGACATTTTCATGGCTTCACCTTTTGATATTATGCGAAATCCTGTATTTAAAGAAGAAAAATTAAATTTTGATGAGCCGTGCAAAAGCATTTTAAAGAAAACTGTTGAAAATATTTTTGAGTATCACCGGTATCATAAAGTTTCAGATTCGCCGATTGTCTTTTTCCAGATCATGTCGCTTTTTGGTTTAATCCGTGAAGTTTCAATGAAAAACATGAAGTTTAATATCGACCGGAAAACACCTGAAAAGGAAGACCTCATCACCTACATTCATAAAAACATTTATAATCCTGAATTTATAAGAATGCATATTATAGCCAAGCATTTCAGCATTTCACCAGGTTATTTCAGTAATTATTTTAAAAGAAATTTTGAAGTAAGCTATCGTGATTATGTGAAAAATTATAAATTAAGATTAATAGAAAGAAGAATTCTGTCGGGTAAAATGACCATGAAGCAGATCGCTTTCGAGTTTGGGTTTACAGATGAAAGCCATCTCACCAATTACTTTAAAAAGCAGATGAAAATAAATCCTTCTCAGTATAAATTGAAGTTTGCAGAATAA
- the pdeM gene encoding ligase-associated DNA damage response endonuclease PdeM: protein MKITTKNITIQNEIFTLTNQRALFWEKEKALIFSDLHIGKTAHFRKNGIALANQIMKNDLERLSILIEYFQPEKFIIVGDLLHAGDNSDVDQFCEWKNQYPNIKFCLVEGNHDRISKTLEKKLCLDFKNSSLEINDILFVHDFDKSNSQFQITGHIHPGFVINSMIKKIKLPCFVVTENQFLLPAFSEFTGLDTKNLPKKGRFYVFTDAEIYEI from the coding sequence ATGAAGATAACGACAAAAAATATAACTATTCAAAACGAAATTTTCACTTTAACGAATCAGCGAGCGCTGTTTTGGGAAAAAGAAAAAGCATTGATTTTTTCGGATCTTCATATTGGTAAAACGGCACATTTCCGTAAAAACGGAATTGCTTTGGCTAACCAGATTATGAAAAATGATTTGGAAAGATTGTCAATTTTAATTGAATATTTTCAACCCGAAAAATTTATTATTGTCGGCGATTTGCTTCATGCCGGAGATAATTCTGATGTTGATCAATTTTGTGAATGGAAAAATCAATATCCAAACATTAAATTCTGTTTGGTAGAAGGTAATCATGACAGGATTTCAAAAACTTTAGAAAAGAAGCTTTGCCTGGATTTTAAAAATAGTTCATTAGAAATCAATGATATTTTATTTGTTCACGATTTCGATAAATCAAATTCACAATTTCAGATTACGGGACATATTCATCCCGGTTTTGTCATCAATTCTATGATTAAAAAAATAAAGCTACCATGTTTTGTAGTAACGGAAAATCAATTCTTGCTTCCTGCGTTCAGCGAATTTACTGGTTTAGATACAAAAAATCTTCCTAAAAAAGGAAGATTCTATGTTTTTACAGATGCAGAAATCTATGAGATATAA